GCGCGAGGCGGGGCTCGCGACCGGGATCGCCGAGCTGGCCGACAAGCTGGCAGGGCGGGGCGGGCCGGCGAAGGCCAAGCGGGGTCACCTGCTGCAACGCATCTTCACGAGGGAGACGCGGCCGTGAAGCTGAAGGATCGCATCGGACTCAATCAAAGGCCGGCGGCACCCGCGGCGGACGCCGAGACGGTCGCCGTGCGGCCCGCGGCGCAGGGCTGGAGCAGCTCGGCCGACCGCGCCTATCAGGACCTGAAGCTCCGCATCCATCGCCTCCTGCTCGACCGGGTCGACCTCACCAACCTCGCCAAGATGGACCTCGGCCAGGCGGAGAACGAGCTGCGGGCGGCGATCACGGAGCTGCTCGGCGAGCTCGCCGTCCCGCTCAGCCACCGCGACCGCGAGAACCTGCGCGAGGAGATCCTCCACGAGGTCTACGGCCTCGGCCCGCTCGAGCCGCTCCTCCGCGACCCGGATATCTCCGACATCCTGGTCAACACGTCGCGGCAGGTCTACGTCGAGCGGCACGGCAAGCTCGAGCCCACCACGGTGATGTTCCGCAACGACGCCCACCTGCTGCAGATCATCGACCGCATCGTGTCGAAGGTGGGGCGCCGCATCGACGAGAGCTCGCCGATGGTCGACGCCCGGCTCCCAGACGGCTCGCGCGTCAACGCCATAATCCCACCGCTCGCGCTCGACGGCCCGATCATGTCGATCCGCCGCTTCGGGCGGTCGCCGCTCATGATGGACGACCTCGTCCGCGTCGGCGCGGTCACGCCCGAGATGGTCGCGGTGCTGCAGGGGATGGTGCGCGCGCGCCTCAACATCCTCGTCTCCGGCGGCACCGGCTCGGGCAAGACGACCCTCCTGAACGCCCTCTCGTCCTTCATCCCGGACGGCGAGCGTATCGTCACCATCGAGGACTCGGCGGAGCTCCAGCTCCAGCAGCCGCACGTGGTCCGGCTCGAGACGCGGCCCCCCAACATCGAGGGCCGCGGCGAGGTGACGGCGCGCGACCTGGTGCGCAACGCGCTCCGCATGCGACCCGACCGGATCGTGGTCGGCGAGGTCCGCGGCGCCGAAGTGCTCGACATGCTCCAGGCGATGAACACCGGCCACGACGGCTCGATCTCGACCGTGCACGCGAACACGGCCCGTGATTCCATCAACCGCCTCGAGATGATGATGCAGATGTGTGGCTTCGAGCTTCCGAGCCGGGCCATGCGCCAGCAGATCAGCTCCGCCATCGATTTGATCGTGCAGACCGCGCGTATGAGCGACGGGTCGCGCAAAGTCATGGGGATCACCGAGGTGGCAGGGATGGAGGGCGACATGATCACGCTCCAGGACCTCTTCGCCTTCACCCGCGACGGCGTGGACAAGGACGGCCGCATCGTCGGCCGGTTCGCCTCCACGGGAATCCGTCCCCGGTTCACGGAACGCCTGAAGTCCTCGAGCCACGAGATCGATCCGAAGATTCTCGAGTACCTCAACTGAGCGAGGCCATCCGATGATGCTCGGCATTGCGGCGCTGCTCGTCTTCGCCTCGCTCGCCCTCCTCGGCTTCGCCGTGTCGGGCTGGGCCCGCGGGCGCGAGGAGTCCAAGCACACCCTCGACCGCCGGCTGGCGGTCATGACGGGCGCCGCGGTCGCCGAGACGCCGGCGGATGCCTCACAGTCCTCGGTGCTCAAGGACCGCCGGCTCTCCGGCATCGCATTCCTGAACACCCTCCTCCGGCGCGTCTCCCGCCTGAACCCCCTGGTGCACATGATCCGGCAGGCCGGCCTCAAGAAGCGGGTCGGCGAGATACTGCTCTACGTGCCGCTCCTCGGCGTCGGAGGCTATCTCGCCGTCGTGTCCCTCGGCGGGCCCGCGGTGGCCGGCCTGGGGGCGGGGCTCGTCGCCGGCGCCGCGCCGTTGATGGTCGTCCGCCGCATGCAGCGGAAGCGGAACCACCTCTTCTCCGAGCAGCTGCCCGACGCCCTCGACCTCATCCGCGCCGCGCTGCAGGCCGGCCACTCGCTGTCGAGCGCGCTCTACGTGGTCGCCGACGAATTCCCGGACCCGATCGCCCAGGAGTTCCGCGAGGTGGCCGAGGAGATGCGGCTCGGGCTCCCGATGCGCGACGCCCTCTACAACCTGACGGAGCGCGTGGACGACTCGAACTTGCCGATCCTGATCATCGGCATCCTGGTGACACAGGAGATCGGCGGCAACCTCGCCGAGGTGCTGAACAACATCTCGCACACGATCCGCGAGCGCTTCAAGCTGCTGCGCGAGACGAAGGTCATGACGGCGCAGGGCAAGATGTCGGGGAACCTGCTGAGCGCACTGCCGTTCTGCGTCGCGATCGGCGTCTTCGTCATGAACCCGACGTACTTCTCGCCGATGCTCCACACCACCACGGGTCTCTACATGCTCGGCTACGCCATCGTGAGCATCGTCATCGGGCACGTGGTGATCTCACGCGTCACGAACCTCCGGGTGTGAGGAAGCCGCCATGTCGCCGATGCTGATCACCGTCGTCGCCTTCCTCGCCATCACCGGGCTGATGGCCGCCGTCCTGTTCATGGGGACGGCCAAGTCCCCGGTCGAGCAGCGCCTGAAGAAGATGCTGGCCCAGGGCGCCCCCGAGGCCGCGGAGGCGCGCAAGGCGGAGGATCGGAGCATCTTCAAGACCGTGCTCGCGGCGCTCGGCAACTACGGCGTCGGGGGCGGCGACAGCGCGCTTGCTCGCAAGCTCTCGATGGCCGGGGTGCGCGGACCCAACTCGACGCTCCACTTCCTCGGCATCCGCACGCTGCTCAGCTTCGGCCCGGCGCTCGCCGTGCTCGTGCCGCGGGTCTCCGCCGGCAAGCCCCTCGGCCCGACGCTCGGCGTGGCGGCAGCCTTCTGGTTCGTCGGACACATGATCGTGAACCTGCGGCTCCGGCAGATGGGCCGGCGGCGCAGCAGCGCGATCACCGTCGTCCTCCCCGATACGCTCGACCTCATGGTGGTCTGCCTCGAGGCAGGGCTCGGGCTGAACGCGGCCATCGCCCGCGTCGGCAAGGAGCGGTCGACGATGAAGGATCCGCTCGGCGACGAGTTCGCCGTGGTGTCGCTCGAGCTGCGCAGCGGACGGACGCGCGAGCAGGCGCTGCGCGGCCTCGGCGAGCGCAACGGCGTCGGCGACCTGAAGACGCTGACTGGCATGATCATCCAGTGCGACCGCCTCGGCGCCAGCATGGGGACGACGCTCCGCTCCCATTCCGACCTGCTGCGCACCAAGCGCCGGCAGCGCGCCGAGGAAGCGGCCCGCAAGCTCCCCATCAAGCTGCTGATCCCGCTCGCGCTCTTCATCCTCCCCCCGCTGTTCACGGTGACGGTCGGACCGGCCGTCCTCCAGATCATGCAGCTGTTCAAGGGGATGGGGGGCTGAGCGCCGCCCGATGCAGCAGGCACGCGACGCGACGAGCGGCGTGGTGGTCGCGAGCAGGCTCCGCTGCGCCGACACCCACTGGAGCCGGCTCTTCGGCCTCCTCGGCACGAAGGAGCTCCCGTCGGGCGAGGGGCTGTGGCTCAAGCGCTCGAGGCAGGTGCACATGATCGGCATGCGCTATCCGATCGACGTCGCCTTCCTGGACGACCGGCTCCAGATCCTCCGGACCATCAGCGCGCTCCCGCCGGGAACGGTCTCCCCGCGGGTCGCGGGCGCCACCAGCGTGCTCGAGCTTCCCGCCGGGACCCTCGCCGAGACCGGCCTCAAGGAAGGCGCCCGGGTGGAGATCGAGGGCGACGTCGAGCGGCCACGCGGCCATGCGGCCACGCTCACGACCGCCATCTCCAACGTGGCGCTCGCGTGCCTCTACGTCTTCTTCGCCTCCGCGCACTTCGAGTTTGCGCGCCGCACCGGCCAGTGGCGGACGGCGATGCCCATCGTCGTGCTCGAGGCGATGCTCGTCTTCCTCGCCCTCACCCGGCGCCCGAGCGTCGGGACCTCGGCACGGCCGGCGGATTGGACCATCGGCATCGTCGGGGCCTTCGTGCCGCTCCTCCTGCGGCCGGGCGACGGCCCGGGCCCGCTCGCGCGGCTCGCCGAGCCGCTGCAGGCCGTCGGGCTGCTGATCACGCTGGCCGGCGTCCTCGCCCTCGGGCGCAGCTTCGGGCTGATCGCCGCCGACCGCGGCATCAAGACGCACGGCGTCTACCGCGTCGTCCGGCATCCGCTCTATGCCGGCTACCTGCTCGGCTACCTCGGGTACCTCGGCGTGTATCCGACCCTGTGGAACTGCGTGCTCACGGTCGCCACCGCCGTCGCACTCAATTGCCGGGCGGTCGTCGAGGAACGCTTCCTCGCGCGTGATCCGGCCTATCGCGAGTACCTGCGACGCGTCCGATGGCGCTTCCTGCCCTCGGTCTACTAGGAGCGCGACCCAAGACATCTTGGGTCGCGAACCGGATGCGAGAGTGTTCCGTCGGGATCACGCCCGACTCTCCTGCCGCGGCTGGCGAAGCCAGCGCGGCAGACGGACACGCCCGGTTTCGCAGCCGCCGCGGACAGGCCCAATCGCCAAACGGATCACATGAGAGTCGCGAGGCCTTTCGAACGGCGCGTGTCCGTTCCGCCGCGCTGGCTTCGCCAGCCGCGGCACGGCGATGGCGCGTGACGTGAGCGCCACACGCTCGCGTCTGTATCCGCGACCCAAGAAGTCTTGGGTCGCGCTCCTAGTGGGCGGCGATCGGGCGGACCGCCTCCGCCGGGGCCTGCTCGTCGCGCTGCTCCTCGCCGGCGGCGTGGTCTTCGCGACCATCGACCGGGCCGACCCGGATCTCTGGGGCCACGTCCGCTACGGCCAGGACGTCCTCGCCAGCGGCCGCCTGCCGGCGACCGCCACCTACACCTACACGGCGCCGGCCCAGCCGTGGATCAACCACGAGAACCTGAGCGAGATCGTCTTTGCCTTCATGGCGGACCACGCCGGGGGCACCGGTCTCGCGGCCCTGAAATGCCTGCTCGGCCTCACGCTGCTCGGGCTGATGATCGCGGGCGCTCGGCGCCGAGGCGGCGGCATCGCGACGACCGCCGTCGCCGTGCTCCTCGTGACGTTCGCCACGGCGCCGGGCTGGAGCTTTCGCCCCCAGCTGTTCACCTACACCTTCTTCGGGGTCGTGGTCTTCATCCTCGACCGCGTCTTCGCCGACGGGCAAAGCCCGCCGGCCGACACGCGGCTCCTCTGGTTGCTCCCACCGCTCTTCACCGTCTGGGCCAACACGCACGGCGGTTTCGTCGCCGGCCTCGGCGTGCTGGCCCTGTACCTGGGCTGCCGGGCCGCCGAGCGCCTCGGAGCGGAGGGCAGGCGAGGGCTCGCGCCCGCCGCGCTCTACGGCGGCGTCGCCCTGGCCTCGGCGCTCGCCACGCTGCTCAATCCGTACGGCCTCGACCTCCTCACCTGGCTGGTGCGCGACCTCGGCCCGCCCCGACCCGAGATCTTCGAGTGGCGCGCGCTCTCGCCGTCCGACGCCGTCTTCCCCATCTTCGTCATCGTGCTGGGACTGACCGCCACCGCCTGGCTTGCGCGGCGCCAGTGGCGTGATCCGGCCCGCACGGTCCTGCTCGCCGCCACGGCATGGCAATGCGTCGCGCACGTCCGCCACCTGCCGTTCTTTGCGATCGCGGCGGGCTTCTGGCTGCCCGCACAGCTGCAGCCGCTGGTCGATCGGATGCGGCACGCGACCGACCGCTCGACGGCGTCCGGCCCCCGCAGGGCCGGCTGGGCGGCGTGGGGGGTCTGGGCCGTCGACCTGGGGCTCGCCGCGTTGCTCGCCGTCCACGTGCGCGGGCCGCTGGTGGAACGAAGCGTCTATCCGGTGAACGCCTTTCGCTACATGGCCAAGCGACGACTCACCGGTCGGGTCGTCGTTCACTTCGACTGGGCGCAGTACGCCATCGCCGCCTTCGGCGACGACGCACCGGTCGCCTTCGACGGCCGGCTCCGCACCTGCTACCCGCAGGAGGTCGCCGACGCCTACTTCGACTTCCTGGTGGGTGACCGGCTGATCCCGCGCTGGCGAAGCGAGCAGTCGCCGCCCGTCGACGCCACGCGGGTGCTCCGCCTCGGCGACCCGGACCTGGCCGTGGTCGCCCGCCACTTCACCCATTCCGTCGAGGTCATGGAGGCGCGTGCGGACTGGGTGCTCCTCTACCAGGACGCCGTCGCGCAGCTCTGGGGACGGCGCGACCGCTACGGCGATGCGGCGAGCCCCGACTACCTGCCCCCCGCGCAGCGCTGGATCACGGAGGTGCGCCAGGTCGGGTCCGTCCCCTGGCCGGCCCTCCCGCCCAGGCGAGTGGTCGCCAGCGCCGCGCGCCCGGCGGTCGCCGCTGCCCACGCCGCCGGCGCCGGCTGAGACGGCACGCATGCGAGCGACGGGACGGCG
This DNA window, taken from Deltaproteobacteria bacterium, encodes the following:
- a CDS encoding CpaF family protein; this encodes MDLGQAENELRAAITELLGELAVPLSHRDRENLREEILHEVYGLGPLEPLLRDPDISDILVNTSRQVYVERHGKLEPTTVMFRNDAHLLQIIDRIVSKVGRRIDESSPMVDARLPDGSRVNAIIPPLALDGPIMSIRRFGRSPLMMDDLVRVGAVTPEMVAVLQGMVRARLNILVSGGTGSGKTTLLNALSSFIPDGERIVTIEDSAELQLQQPHVVRLETRPPNIEGRGEVTARDLVRNALRMRPDRIVVGEVRGAEVLDMLQAMNTGHDGSISTVHANTARDSINRLEMMMQMCGFELPSRAMRQQISSAIDLIVQTARMSDGSRKVMGITEVAGMEGDMITLQDLFAFTRDGVDKDGRIVGRFASTGIRPRFTERLKSSSHEIDPKILEYLN
- a CDS encoding type II secretion system F family protein gives rise to the protein MMLGIAALLVFASLALLGFAVSGWARGREESKHTLDRRLAVMTGAAVAETPADASQSSVLKDRRLSGIAFLNTLLRRVSRLNPLVHMIRQAGLKKRVGEILLYVPLLGVGGYLAVVSLGGPAVAGLGAGLVAGAAPLMVVRRMQRKRNHLFSEQLPDALDLIRAALQAGHSLSSALYVVADEFPDPIAQEFREVAEEMRLGLPMRDALYNLTERVDDSNLPILIIGILVTQEIGGNLAEVLNNISHTIRERFKLLRETKVMTAQGKMSGNLLSALPFCVAIGVFVMNPTYFSPMLHTTTGLYMLGYAIVSIVIGHVVISRVTNLRV
- a CDS encoding type II secretion system F family protein, translating into MSPMLITVVAFLAITGLMAAVLFMGTAKSPVEQRLKKMLAQGAPEAAEARKAEDRSIFKTVLAALGNYGVGGGDSALARKLSMAGVRGPNSTLHFLGIRTLLSFGPALAVLVPRVSAGKPLGPTLGVAAAFWFVGHMIVNLRLRQMGRRRSSAITVVLPDTLDLMVVCLEAGLGLNAAIARVGKERSTMKDPLGDEFAVVSLELRSGRTREQALRGLGERNGVGDLKTLTGMIIQCDRLGASMGTTLRSHSDLLRTKRRQRAEEAARKLPIKLLIPLALFILPPLFTVTVGPAVLQIMQLFKGMGG